The proteins below come from a single Salinilacihabitans rarus genomic window:
- the upp gene encoding uracil phosphoribosyltransferase, with protein MPIEDRDDAYLVTHALAKDTLSRLRDVETEQVGFRKGLVKLGRICGYEIIDGRMETEYVEIETPLETTMGERVKGLDDVVIINVLRAATPFVEGLLKAFPRARQGVISASRDEEAGRDEDGRFPITIDYVKLPEITEDDTVIVADPMLATGSTLCGVLDHVVANSIEPENLIVLSAVSAPEGLLRVGEEFPQADLLTVAIDDHLDEDGFIVPGLGDAGDRAFRTT; from the coding sequence ATGCCGATCGAAGACCGGGACGACGCCTACCTCGTCACCCACGCACTGGCGAAGGACACCCTCTCGCGGCTCCGAGACGTCGAGACCGAACAGGTGGGCTTCCGCAAGGGGCTCGTCAAACTCGGGCGCATCTGCGGCTACGAGATCATCGACGGCCGCATGGAGACCGAGTACGTCGAGATCGAGACGCCACTGGAGACGACGATGGGCGAGCGCGTGAAGGGCCTCGACGACGTCGTCATCATCAACGTCTTGCGCGCGGCGACGCCGTTCGTCGAGGGGCTGCTGAAGGCGTTCCCGCGGGCCCGACAGGGCGTCATCAGCGCCAGCCGCGACGAGGAGGCCGGCCGCGACGAGGACGGCCGGTTCCCGATCACGATCGACTACGTGAAACTGCCCGAGATCACCGAGGACGACACCGTCATCGTCGCCGACCCGATGCTCGCGACCGGGAGCACGCTCTGTGGGGTACTCGATCACGTCGTCGCGAACTCGATCGAACCGGAGAACCTGATCGTCCTCTCGGCGGTGTCCGCGCCCGAGGGACTGCTCCGCGTCGGCGAGGAGTTCCCGCAGGCGGACCTGCTGACGGTCGCCATCGACGACCACCTCGACGAGGACGGCTTCATCGTCCCGGGGCTCGGCGACGCCGGCGACCGCGCGTTCCGGACGACCTGA
- a CDS encoding S9 family peptidase, giving the protein MRTVDAADYHDIVQVEDPRLSPDGERVAFVRKVPKDDESYEATVYVVPVEGGAPTQFTVSEGVDAEPRWSPDGDRLAFVSTRGADDDRPQLWLLPTDGGEARRVTGLVGGVSGIEWSPDGSRIVFTQRSTPADREAGRDLAVDPDYEPEEPDPRVIDRLIYRANERYFDGARSHVYVLDVEAALSGDPDDPDDAAAALDRLTDGDADYAAPTWGDDETVYYATKAVEGDEHPDDSIHHDLYEHDLDSGEREAFARTTGWMTSLDATADGRVAYAYTPEERVTMRQTELRVHDRASGETVTPTDPLDRTVAVDVGFEWGPDEASLFFATPDEGSVVVRSVPGDASAAPETVYGDADHSVTVEGFSVGADAVASVQSEWDHPGDVFVSTSDGESRRLTRVNADYLEERTVAEPEELWFESDGAEVHGWLLTPPEFESEGTYPLAVEIHGGPHAQWTTAGTMWHEFQTLAARGYVVFWSNPRGSTGYGEDHATAIERDWGEVTLTDVLAGVDEVCERPYVDEENQFVTGGSFGGFMTAWTVGHTDRFRAAVSQRGVYDFTGFYGSTDAFKLVEGDYGATPWEDPEYLWEHSPVAHVPEVDAPTLVVHSERDYRTPANTAELFYLGLQKHGVETRLVRYPREGHELSRSGEPGHVVDRVERIVRWFDGYSDHHDAPPALERGENEGLSAGEDEDEDDEDESAA; this is encoded by the coding sequence ATGCGCACGGTCGACGCCGCCGACTACCACGACATCGTTCAGGTCGAAGACCCGCGGCTCTCGCCGGACGGCGAGCGGGTCGCGTTCGTCCGAAAGGTACCGAAAGACGACGAGTCGTACGAGGCGACCGTCTACGTCGTCCCCGTCGAGGGCGGGGCGCCGACGCAGTTCACCGTCAGCGAGGGCGTCGACGCCGAACCCCGGTGGAGCCCGGACGGCGACCGCCTCGCGTTCGTCAGCACCCGCGGCGCCGACGACGACCGCCCGCAACTGTGGCTCCTGCCGACCGACGGCGGCGAGGCCCGCCGGGTCACGGGGCTCGTCGGCGGCGTCTCCGGAATCGAGTGGAGTCCCGACGGCTCCCGGATCGTCTTCACACAGCGGTCGACGCCCGCCGACCGCGAGGCCGGCCGCGACCTCGCGGTCGACCCCGACTACGAACCGGAGGAACCGGACCCGCGGGTGATCGACCGGCTGATCTACCGCGCCAACGAGCGCTACTTCGACGGGGCGCGCAGCCACGTCTACGTCCTCGACGTCGAGGCGGCGCTGTCGGGCGACCCCGACGACCCCGACGACGCCGCGGCGGCGCTCGACCGGCTGACCGACGGCGACGCCGACTACGCCGCGCCGACGTGGGGCGACGACGAGACCGTCTACTACGCGACCAAGGCCGTCGAGGGCGACGAACACCCCGACGACTCGATCCACCACGACCTGTACGAACACGACCTCGACTCGGGCGAGCGCGAGGCGTTCGCGCGGACGACCGGCTGGATGACGAGCCTCGACGCGACCGCGGACGGCCGGGTGGCCTACGCGTACACGCCCGAGGAGCGCGTGACGATGCGCCAGACGGAACTCCGGGTCCACGACCGCGCGAGCGGCGAGACGGTCACGCCCACGGACCCCCTCGACCGCACCGTCGCGGTCGACGTCGGCTTCGAGTGGGGCCCCGACGAGGCGTCGCTGTTCTTCGCGACGCCCGACGAGGGCTCGGTCGTCGTCCGGTCGGTCCCCGGGGACGCGAGCGCGGCCCCGGAGACGGTCTACGGCGACGCCGACCACAGCGTCACCGTCGAGGGGTTCTCCGTCGGCGCGGACGCCGTCGCGTCCGTGCAAAGCGAGTGGGACCACCCGGGCGACGTCTTCGTCTCGACCAGCGACGGCGAGAGCCGCCGGCTGACGCGCGTCAACGCCGACTACCTCGAAGAGCGCACGGTCGCCGAACCCGAGGAACTGTGGTTCGAGAGCGACGGGGCCGAGGTGCACGGCTGGCTGCTGACGCCGCCGGAGTTCGAGAGCGAGGGGACGTACCCCCTCGCCGTCGAGATTCACGGCGGCCCTCACGCCCAGTGGACGACCGCGGGGACGATGTGGCACGAGTTCCAGACGCTCGCGGCGCGAGGCTACGTCGTCTTCTGGTCCAACCCGCGGGGGTCGACCGGCTACGGCGAGGACCACGCGACGGCCATCGAGCGCGACTGGGGCGAGGTCACCCTGACGGACGTGCTCGCGGGCGTCGACGAGGTCTGCGAGCGCCCGTACGTCGACGAGGAGAACCAGTTCGTCACCGGGGGGAGCTTCGGCGGCTTCATGACCGCCTGGACGGTCGGCCACACCGACCGGTTCCGCGCCGCCGTCTCCCAGCGCGGCGTCTACGACTTCACCGGCTTCTACGGTTCGACGGACGCGTTCAAACTCGTCGAGGGCGACTACGGCGCCACCCCGTGGGAGGACCCCGAGTACCTCTGGGAGCACTCGCCGGTCGCGCACGTCCCCGAGGTCGACGCCCCGACGCTCGTCGTCCACTCCGAGCGGGACTACCGCACGCCCGCCAACACCGCCGAACTGTTCTACCTCGGGTTGCAGAAACACGGCGTCGAGACCCGGCTGGTCAGGTACCCCCGCGAGGGCCACGAACTCTCGCGGTCGGGCGAACCGGGACACGTCGTCGACCGCGTCGAGCGCATCGTCCGCTGGTTCGACGGCTACTCCGACCACCACGACGCGCCGCCCGCGCTCGAACGCGGGGAGAACGAGGGGCTGTCGGCGGGCGAGGACGAGGACGAGGACGACGAGGACGAGAGCGCGGCGTGA
- a CDS encoding amino acid ABC transporter permease: protein MDLAQLPAAAPPPETLLAGVDPLVVSEGLVSQYLGEDWAFVYRNAGYLLRGAVVTVVLTITSILLGFLAGFPAGAIEVYGGGYPRAVVRKAGVLLRGTPILVIIIFAFFVLPIGALAGPINGLVGLLNAVLRALSAPFGSTAVVLPTVSAAFVAATVALGFRSAAYQSQIFRGALGSVDEGQMEAARSIGMTRLEAIRYVIVPQAMRRSVPGFQNEFTIVLKDTSIAFAIGLGELLKNSEDLFHQQTTAVLEVFLFASLVYFVLTFGTNRTLDFVNNYFAIPGEST, encoded by the coding sequence ATGGACCTCGCACAACTGCCGGCGGCGGCGCCGCCCCCCGAGACGCTCCTCGCGGGCGTCGATCCGCTGGTCGTCTCCGAGGGGCTGGTGTCGCAGTACCTCGGGGAGGACTGGGCGTTCGTCTACCGCAACGCGGGGTACCTCCTTCGGGGCGCGGTCGTCACCGTCGTGCTGACGATCACCAGCATCCTGCTGGGCTTTCTCGCGGGTTTCCCCGCGGGCGCGATCGAAGTCTACGGCGGCGGCTACCCGCGGGCGGTCGTCCGCAAGGCGGGCGTACTGCTGCGCGGGACGCCGATCCTCGTCATCATCATCTTCGCGTTCTTCGTCCTGCCGATCGGCGCCCTCGCCGGCCCGATCAACGGTCTGGTCGGGCTGTTGAACGCCGTTCTCCGGGCGCTCAGCGCGCCGTTCGGCTCGACGGCGGTCGTCCTGCCGACGGTCAGCGCGGCGTTCGTCGCGGCGACCGTCGCGCTTGGCTTTCGCAGCGCGGCCTACCAGTCACAGATCTTCCGCGGCGCGCTCGGCAGCGTCGACGAGGGGCAGATGGAGGCCGCGCGTTCGATCGGCATGACCCGGCTGGAGGCGATCCGGTACGTGATCGTCCCGCAGGCGATGCGCCGCAGCGTCCCCGGATTCCAAAACGAGTTCACCATCGTCCTGAAGGACACCTCGATCGCGTTCGCGATCGGCCTCGGCGAACTGCTCAAGAACAGCGAAGACCTCTTCCACCAGCAGACGACGGCGGTGCTAGAGGTGTTCCTCTTCGCCAGCCTCGTCTACTTCGTGTTGACCTTCGGAACCAATCGCACCCTCGACTTCGTGAACAACTACTTCGCAATCCCCGGTGAGTCGACGTGA
- a CDS encoding DUF5828 family protein, translating to MEESISGFKVRGDWGDVVEHGERITRALRDAGVHAPDADYGARFTRAFEEWEEWRPKAHETLDADVSEKTADQASVEEGAGERAGKGANDDIQTAGEKLSESYEALEEDDAESAVGNWRESIDYVARAADTAGRKALRRVEDTVYQRVMTQLAPYYFDNELVSANIQQSGRGEGEEFIFEVNVNDDALKEKVSASLAEYEDEIDRWHVQIEKDTDAAEAIEGAEPPPEPEPEDASRSTTN from the coding sequence ATGGAAGAGAGCATCTCGGGATTCAAGGTTCGCGGCGACTGGGGCGACGTCGTCGAGCACGGCGAACGAATCACGCGCGCCCTTCGGGACGCGGGCGTTCACGCTCCCGACGCCGACTACGGCGCCCGGTTCACCCGCGCCTTCGAGGAGTGGGAGGAGTGGCGACCGAAGGCCCACGAGACCCTCGACGCCGACGTCAGCGAGAAGACCGCCGATCAGGCCAGCGTCGAGGAGGGCGCGGGCGAGAGAGCCGGCAAGGGTGCCAACGACGACATCCAGACCGCCGGCGAGAAACTCTCGGAGTCGTACGAGGCGCTCGAAGAGGACGACGCCGAGAGCGCGGTCGGCAACTGGCGGGAGTCGATCGACTACGTCGCGCGCGCGGCCGACACCGCCGGCCGGAAGGCGCTGCGGCGCGTCGAGGACACCGTCTACCAGCGCGTGATGACCCAACTCGCGCCGTACTACTTCGACAACGAACTCGTCAGCGCCAACATCCAGCAGTCCGGCCGCGGCGAGGGCGAGGAGTTCATCTTCGAGGTGAACGTCAACGACGACGCCCTGAAAGAGAAGGTCTCGGCGTCGCTCGCCGAGTACGAGGACGAGATCGACCGCTGGCACGTCCAGATCGAGAAGGACACCGACGCCGCCGAGGCGATCGAGGGCGCCGAGCCCCCGCCGGAGCCGGAGCCCGAGGACGCCTCGCGGTCGACGACCAACTGA
- a CDS encoding carbon starvation CstA family protein, which yields MTGVIWIVVTVLALFTVGYVGYGRYLARFVELDETRETPAHRYEDGQEYVPAKKPVLLGHHFSSVAGGAPIAGPITAALVWGWVPAVLWVAIGNPLMGAVHDFMALSSSVRHEGKSVGYIIGEYLGERGKNMFLWFAFLVIILVVAVFALLVAVVVNAYPQAATASLIYIGLALAFGVWLYQFDLPFLPGTAIFVAGVFASVWVGLQYPIAIFEPAGFADETIVLLSGDGMWVPGAQALAASDTPAPGNVAAWIIVALFYAFVAATLPVWTLLQPRDYLSSFLLYTGVGGTLLAVVVGTILGTSAQPLEIQLPAYEGFFGGPLVDNAWPLFPLLFITIACGTISGFHSLVSSGTTAKQLNRETDARLIGYGGMLAEGLLAATALAAVSVIAVTDAGVSGVAAALPNFAEGGGLILTSFGLPSGVGAVFMALVFVSFLLTSLDTGLRLGRYMLEELVGTPETSVEELAANRYANTGIATFAAFLLVSSGQWTALWPLFGGANQLLAALALLAATVWLANWRDTKQLLTTGVPVAIMATITVCGLLWLAFVERMQRELLNGEWMAGATTLEQVASALQVAIALVLVYLAVSIIRMGYANIQSAREELLTTSPGTEEPGGADD from the coding sequence ATGACAGGGGTGATATGGATCGTCGTCACGGTACTCGCACTGTTCACCGTCGGGTACGTCGGATACGGGCGGTACCTCGCACGGTTCGTCGAACTCGACGAGACGCGGGAGACGCCCGCACACAGGTACGAAGACGGACAGGAGTACGTCCCGGCGAAGAAACCGGTACTGCTGGGACACCACTTCTCCAGCGTCGCGGGCGGGGCACCGATCGCCGGCCCGATCACCGCGGCGCTCGTCTGGGGCTGGGTGCCCGCAGTGTTGTGGGTCGCGATCGGCAACCCGCTGATGGGCGCCGTCCACGACTTCATGGCGCTGTCGTCGAGCGTCCGCCACGAGGGGAAGTCGGTCGGTTACATCATCGGGGAGTACCTCGGCGAGCGGGGGAAGAACATGTTCCTCTGGTTCGCCTTCCTCGTGATCATCCTCGTGGTGGCCGTGTTCGCGCTGCTGGTGGCGGTCGTCGTGAACGCCTACCCGCAGGCGGCGACCGCGAGCCTGATCTACATCGGGCTGGCCCTCGCCTTCGGCGTCTGGCTCTACCAGTTCGACCTCCCGTTCCTCCCGGGTACCGCGATCTTCGTCGCGGGCGTGTTCGCGAGCGTCTGGGTCGGCCTGCAGTACCCGATCGCGATCTTCGAGCCGGCGGGGTTCGCCGACGAGACGATCGTCCTGCTCTCGGGCGACGGGATGTGGGTGCCGGGCGCGCAGGCGCTGGCGGCCAGCGACACCCCGGCGCCGGGTAACGTCGCAGCGTGGATCATCGTCGCGCTCTTCTACGCGTTCGTCGCGGCCACCCTCCCGGTGTGGACGCTGCTACAGCCCCGGGACTACCTCTCGTCGTTCCTGCTGTACACCGGGGTCGGCGGGACGTTGCTCGCGGTCGTCGTCGGGACGATCCTCGGCACGTCGGCACAGCCGCTGGAGATCCAGCTGCCGGCCTACGAGGGCTTCTTCGGCGGCCCGCTGGTCGACAACGCGTGGCCGCTGTTCCCGCTGCTTTTCATCACGATCGCCTGCGGGACGATCAGCGGCTTCCACTCGCTGGTCTCCTCGGGGACGACCGCCAAACAGCTCAACCGCGAGACCGACGCCCGCCTGATCGGTTACGGCGGGATGCTCGCGGAGGGGCTGCTCGCGGCGACGGCGCTCGCGGCCGTCTCGGTGATCGCGGTCACCGACGCGGGCGTCTCCGGGGTCGCCGCGGCGCTGCCGAACTTCGCCGAGGGCGGCGGGCTGATCCTCACCAGCTTCGGCCTGCCGTCCGGGGTCGGCGCCGTGTTCATGGCGCTCGTGTTCGTCAGTTTCCTGCTGACGAGCCTCGACACCGGCCTCCGGCTCGGCCGGTACATGCTCGAGGAACTGGTCGGCACCCCCGAGACGAGCGTCGAGGAACTGGCCGCCAACCGGTACGCCAACACCGGCATCGCCACGTTCGCCGCGTTCCTGCTCGTCTCCAGCGGGCAGTGGACGGCGCTGTGGCCGCTGTTTGGCGGCGCGAACCAGCTGCTCGCGGCGCTCGCGCTGCTCGCGGCCACCGTCTGGCTCGCCAACTGGCGCGACACGAAGCAGCTGCTGACGACCGGCGTCCCGGTCGCGATCATGGCCACGATCACCGTCTGCGGGCTGCTCTGGCTCGCGTTCGTCGAGCGCATGCAGCGCGAACTGCTCAACGGCGAGTGGATGGCGGGCGCGACCACGCTCGAACAGGTCGCGAGCGCGCTGCAGGTCGCCATCGCGCTCGTGCTCGTCTACCTCGCGGTCTCGATCATCCGGATGGGCTACGCGAACATCCAGTCGGCCCGCGAGGAACTCCTCACGACCAGTCCGGGCACCGAAGAGCCCGGCGGCGCCGACGACTAG
- a CDS encoding amino acid ABC transporter ATP-binding protein — protein sequence MTEHRTDGAGGRARERTRADTTATEPLLRVEDLYKSYGDEEVLRGVDLAVDAGDVEVLVGPSGSGKSTLLRCINRLTGIDAGRIYLDDVEVTAADTDPNEIRQLVGMVFQDINLFAHLTARGNVTLGLEKVRGMSEAAARERADAELARVGLADQADSYPAQLSGGQKQRVGIARALAMDPQLLLFDEPTSALDPELSTEVLEVMRELVDEGMTMVVVTHEMRFARGAATNISFLDGGQVVERGPPEQLIDDPERERTAQFFESIRHD from the coding sequence GTGACCGAACATCGAACCGACGGCGCGGGCGGACGGGCCAGAGAACGAACGCGGGCGGACACGACGGCGACGGAGCCGCTGTTGCGCGTCGAGGACCTCTACAAGTCCTACGGCGACGAGGAGGTGTTGCGGGGCGTCGACCTCGCGGTCGACGCCGGCGACGTCGAGGTGCTGGTCGGCCCCAGCGGGAGCGGCAAGTCGACGCTGCTGCGGTGTATCAACCGGCTGACCGGGATCGACGCCGGCCGCATCTACCTCGACGACGTGGAGGTGACCGCCGCGGACACCGACCCGAACGAGATCCGTCAGCTCGTCGGGATGGTGTTTCAGGACATCAACCTGTTCGCCCACCTCACCGCACGCGGGAACGTCACGCTCGGCCTCGAGAAGGTGCGAGGGATGAGCGAGGCGGCGGCCCGCGAGCGCGCCGACGCCGAACTCGCCCGCGTCGGCCTCGCCGATCAGGCCGACTCCTACCCGGCACAGCTGTCGGGCGGGCAGAAACAGCGCGTCGGCATCGCCCGCGCGCTGGCGATGGACCCGCAACTGCTGTTGTTCGACGAGCCAACGAGCGCGCTCGACCCCGAACTCAGCACCGAGGTGCTCGAAGTGATGCGGGAACTCGTCGACGAGGGCATGACGATGGTCGTCGTCACCCACGAGATGCGCTTCGCCCGCGGCGCGGCGACGAACATCTCGTTTCTCGACGGGGGTCAGGTCGTCGAGCGTGGCCCGCCCGAACAGTTGATCGACGACCCCGAGCGCGAGCGAACCGCACAGTTCTTCGAGAGCATCCGCCATGACTGA
- a CDS encoding ArsA family ATPase, whose translation MEPFVFFGGKGGVGKTTVSAAYAHRCAREGLETLVVSTDPAHSVGDLFDQPFGDAPEPVAGVEGLHAMEIDPEEEVSRHLADVKRTLSEQVSAAMVNAVDRQIEMAHGTPGAYEAALFDRFVDVMRESDPYDRVVFDTAPTGGTLRLLSLPEYLEGWIERLLAKRRRSIDRYEKAAIGGREPRRVLEGDPVVAHLEERKEFFEYAGETLREEAAFFLVFNPDSLSLRETERAIEVFAERDVAVRGLVANRLTPAPDPDEDGRGARYLRARVETERERLEAARRDLAPPVVAEIETRVEEVRGDRLADVADELAIETVAAE comes from the coding sequence ATGGAGCCGTTCGTCTTCTTCGGCGGGAAAGGCGGCGTCGGCAAGACGACCGTCTCCGCGGCGTACGCCCACCGCTGTGCCCGCGAGGGGCTCGAGACGCTCGTCGTCTCGACGGACCCCGCCCACTCAGTCGGCGACCTCTTCGACCAGCCGTTCGGGGACGCTCCCGAACCGGTCGCCGGCGTCGAGGGCCTCCACGCCATGGAGATCGACCCCGAGGAGGAGGTCTCCCGGCACCTCGCGGACGTCAAGCGGACGCTCTCCGAGCAGGTGTCGGCGGCGATGGTCAACGCGGTCGACCGCCAGATCGAGATGGCCCACGGCACCCCCGGCGCCTACGAGGCCGCGCTGTTCGACCGGTTCGTCGACGTGATGCGCGAGTCCGACCCCTACGACCGGGTCGTCTTCGACACCGCGCCGACCGGCGGAACGCTCCGGTTGCTCTCGCTGCCCGAGTATCTGGAGGGGTGGATCGAACGGCTGCTGGCCAAGCGCCGCCGGAGCATCGACCGCTACGAGAAGGCGGCCATCGGCGGCCGCGAGCCCCGCCGGGTGCTGGAGGGGGACCCCGTCGTCGCCCACCTGGAGGAGCGAAAGGAGTTCTTCGAGTACGCCGGCGAGACGCTGCGCGAGGAGGCCGCCTTCTTCCTCGTGTTCAACCCCGACTCGCTGTCGCTGCGCGAGACCGAGCGGGCGATCGAGGTCTTCGCCGAGCGGGACGTCGCCGTCCGGGGACTCGTGGCCAACCGGCTCACGCCCGCGCCCGACCCCGACGAGGACGGCCGCGGCGCGCGCTACCTCCGCGCGCGCGTCGAGACCGAGCGCGAGCGCCTCGAAGCCGCCCGCCGGGACCTCGCGCCGCCGGTCGTCGCCGAGATCGAGACCCGCGTCGAGGAGGTCCGGGGGGACCGCCTCGCCGACGTCGCCGACGAACTGGCGATCGAGACCGTCGCCGCCGAGTAG
- a CDS encoding SRPBCC family protein produces the protein MREVTVSRFVRATPAELERWLEPARIVEAEGSFDAAGVTEEGDATVVTASGPGLAFDLRFEERERGLYYEGAGEGGPFSRMETHLEFERENEGSRVTMRSAVELAAPIPFGDRIAAWKRRGELERAVDEIEARFG, from the coding sequence GTGCGAGAGGTGACCGTCTCCCGGTTCGTGCGCGCGACACCGGCGGAACTCGAGCGGTGGCTGGAGCCCGCGCGGATCGTCGAGGCCGAGGGCAGTTTCGACGCCGCCGGGGTCACAGAGGAGGGCGACGCGACCGTCGTCACCGCCAGCGGCCCCGGTCTCGCCTTCGACCTCCGGTTCGAGGAGCGCGAGCGCGGCCTCTACTACGAGGGGGCGGGCGAAGGCGGCCCGTTCTCGCGGATGGAGACGCACCTCGAGTTCGAGCGGGAGAACGAGGGCTCGCGGGTGACGATGCGGTCGGCGGTCGAACTCGCGGCACCGATCCCGTTCGGCGACCGGATCGCCGCCTGGAAGCGCCGGGGCGAACTGGAGCGGGCGGTAGACGAGATCGAAGCGCGGTTCGGGTGA
- a CDS encoding amino acid ABC transporter permease has translation MAETPAVGVERIRASIDRSGQLLAVLAAVAFWGWLLTRWLNDWLLARLGIGPGAGENYFSPAPFEAAATSLESTAASLDTFGAPVGWLASGADGVALAIDIAPALATGAWYTIVLTVASVVLGFCIAVPVAVIRVYGGPARWVALSYTELIRGTPLLAQLFVLYYGLPLAVWLNDADLVGRGFVPEQAFWIAILGFTINGSAYQAEYIRGALESVDEGQLTAARAIGLTKFQGIRHVVLPQTLRYAIPAWTNELVYLIKYSSLAAFITVPELYFRASRIASSTLEYTPIFVLLAVVYLGLVLTGTAIMGRIERRVAIPGLGAAEGRKQGDK, from the coding sequence ATGGCCGAAACGCCAGCCGTCGGCGTCGAGCGCATCCGCGCCTCGATCGACCGCAGCGGCCAGCTACTGGCCGTCCTCGCCGCCGTCGCCTTCTGGGGCTGGCTGCTGACGCGCTGGCTGAACGACTGGCTGCTCGCCCGCCTCGGGATCGGCCCGGGCGCCGGCGAGAACTACTTCTCGCCCGCGCCGTTCGAGGCGGCGGCGACCTCGCTCGAGTCGACGGCCGCCTCGCTGGACACCTTCGGCGCGCCGGTCGGCTGGCTCGCGAGCGGCGCCGACGGCGTCGCGCTGGCGATCGACATCGCGCCGGCGCTGGCGACTGGCGCGTGGTACACCATCGTCCTGACGGTGGCCAGCGTCGTCCTCGGCTTCTGCATCGCCGTCCCGGTGGCCGTGATCCGCGTCTACGGCGGGCCCGCCCGGTGGGTCGCGCTCTCGTACACGGAACTGATCCGGGGGACGCCGCTTCTGGCCCAGCTGTTCGTCCTCTACTACGGGCTGCCGCTTGCGGTCTGGCTCAACGACGCCGACCTCGTCGGTCGGGGGTTCGTCCCCGAGCAGGCGTTCTGGATCGCCATCCTCGGCTTCACGATCAACGGCTCGGCCTACCAGGCCGAGTACATCCGCGGCGCCCTAGAGAGCGTCGACGAGGGCCAGCTTACCGCCGCGCGCGCGATCGGCCTCACGAAGTTCCAGGGGATCCGCCACGTCGTGCTCCCGCAGACGCTGCGCTACGCCATCCCGGCGTGGACGAACGAACTGGTCTACCTGATCAAGTACTCCTCGCTGGCGGCGTTCATCACGGTGCCCGAACTCTACTTCCGGGCCAGCCGGATCGCGTCGTCGACGCTCGAGTACACTCCGATCTTCGTGTTGCTCGCGGTCGTCTACCTCGGTCTGGTCCTGACGGGGACGGCGATCATGGGCCGGATCGAACGCCGGGTCGCGATCCCCGGGCTGGGGGCCGCCGAGGGCCGCAAGCAGGGCGACAAGTAG
- a CDS encoding CobW family GTP-binding protein, protein MRSDPIPVTVLSGSLGAGKTTLLNRLLGGAGERDLAVLVNDVGEVNVDAELVAGGSDLEVEGGVAELSNGCICCELQDDLETAVVRLAREREFNHLLVEASGISEPAPVARLFTTASRVAARYEVDALVTVLDTRLFLDSFAGDAIPERRGDEADRPLSDLLIEQVEVADVVLLNKADLCTAAELDRAEDLVRALRPDAETIRTEFSAVDPDRLLGIGRFDPDRLGERAGWKRALADDDRDHEHGHGHDHRHPDEVYGVTSFVFRERRPFHPGRFASFLRDLPAGVVRSKGTAWIAGRDGKVGIAQAGPSVRATVRGPWIASLPEVDRDLYRSNRPNLEWHDEHGDRETELVFIGTEVDEPSLRAALRDCLVADDEWSQADSFENPFPRDPGEEVVLREP, encoded by the coding sequence ATGCGATCCGATCCGATCCCCGTCACCGTCCTCTCGGGGAGCCTCGGCGCGGGGAAGACGACCCTGCTCAACCGGCTGCTGGGCGGCGCCGGCGAGCGCGACCTCGCGGTGCTGGTCAACGACGTGGGCGAGGTGAACGTCGACGCCGAACTCGTCGCCGGGGGCTCGGACCTCGAAGTGGAGGGTGGCGTCGCCGAACTCTCGAACGGCTGTATCTGCTGTGAACTGCAGGACGACCTCGAGACGGCGGTCGTCCGCCTCGCGCGCGAGCGCGAGTTCAACCACCTGCTCGTCGAGGCCTCGGGCATCTCCGAACCTGCGCCCGTCGCGCGGCTGTTCACCACCGCCTCCCGCGTCGCGGCCCGCTACGAGGTGGACGCGCTGGTCACCGTCCTCGACACGCGGCTGTTCCTCGATTCCTTCGCCGGCGACGCGATTCCGGAACGGCGCGGCGACGAGGCCGACCGTCCACTCTCGGACCTGCTGATCGAGCAGGTCGAGGTCGCGGACGTCGTCCTGCTCAACAAGGCCGACCTCTGTACCGCGGCCGAACTCGACCGGGCCGAGGACCTCGTCCGGGCGCTCCGGCCGGACGCCGAGACGATCCGGACGGAGTTCTCCGCCGTCGACCCCGACCGCCTGCTCGGGATCGGGCGGTTCGACCCCGACCGGCTGGGCGAGCGGGCGGGCTGGAAGCGCGCGCTCGCGGACGACGACCGCGACCACGAGCACGGCCACGGCCACGACCACCGCCACCCCGACGAGGTCTACGGCGTCACCTCGTTCGTCTTCCGCGAGCGCCGTCCGTTCCACCCCGGGCGGTTCGCGTCGTTCCTCCGGGACCTGCCCGCGGGCGTCGTCCGCTCGAAGGGGACCGCGTGGATCGCCGGCCGGGACGGCAAGGTCGGAATCGCGCAGGCCGGCCCCTCGGTGCGCGCGACCGTCAGGGGGCCGTGGATCGCCAGCCTCCCCGAAGTCGACCGGGACCTCTACCGGAGCAACCGGCCGAATCTGGAGTGGCACGACGAGCACGGCGACCGGGAGACGGAACTGGTCTTCATCGGCACCGAGGTGGACGAGCCGTCCCTGCGGGCGGCGCTCCGGGACTGTCTGGTCGCCGACGACGAGTGGTCGCAGGCCGACTCGTTCGAGAACCCGTTCCCGCGCGACCCGGGCGAGGAGGTCGTGCTCCGCGAGCCCTGA